The Skermanella pratensis genome has a window encoding:
- a CDS encoding ABC transporter permease subunit, with protein sequence MVLHDPAVVAAPIRGRSLWGDARRRLMRNKAAVSAAVVLALVVVACFAGPPLIPFDLDEISWDAIMAPPDAASGHYFGTDANGRDLAVRTLHGGRISLMVGLVATAVSLTIGVLYGATAGYLGGRTDSVMMRLVDVLYSLPFMFFVILLMVFFGRNIVLIFVAIGAVEWLDMARIVRGQTLSIKRKEFIEAARAGGVRPLSIIRRHIIPNTLGPVVVYMTLTVPKVILLESFLSFLGLGVQEPMTSWGVLISEGAANMESAWWMLVFPAVFLAVTLFSLNFIGDGIRDALDPKDR encoded by the coding sequence ATGGTCCTGCACGATCCCGCCGTGGTGGCGGCGCCGATCAGGGGGCGCAGCCTGTGGGGCGACGCGCGCCGCCGGCTGATGCGCAACAAGGCCGCCGTCTCGGCCGCGGTGGTCCTGGCGTTGGTGGTGGTGGCCTGCTTCGCCGGCCCGCCGCTGATCCCGTTCGACCTGGACGAGATCTCCTGGGACGCCATCATGGCGCCGCCCGATGCGGCATCCGGGCACTACTTCGGAACCGACGCCAACGGCCGCGACCTGGCGGTCCGGACGCTCCACGGCGGGCGGATCTCGCTGATGGTGGGCCTGGTCGCCACGGCGGTCAGCCTGACCATCGGCGTCCTGTACGGGGCGACGGCGGGCTATCTGGGCGGCCGGACGGACAGCGTGATGATGCGGCTGGTGGACGTGCTCTACTCGCTGCCCTTCATGTTCTTCGTGATCCTGCTGATGGTGTTCTTCGGCCGGAACATCGTGCTGATCTTCGTGGCGATCGGGGCGGTGGAGTGGCTGGACATGGCGCGGATCGTGCGCGGCCAGACGCTCAGCATCAAGCGCAAGGAGTTCATCGAGGCGGCGCGGGCCGGCGGCGTCCGCCCGCTCTCGATCATCCGGCGGCACATCATCCCCAACACGCTGGGACCCGTGGTCGTCTACATGACGCTGACGGTGCCCAAGGTGATCCTGCTGGAAAGCTTCCTCAGCTTCCTGGGCCTGGGCGTCCAGGAACCCATGACCAGCTGGGGCGTGCTGATCAGCGAGGGTGCCGCCAACATGGAAAGCGCGTGGTGGATGCTGGTGTTCCCGGCGGTCTTCCTGGCGGTAACCCTCTTCTCGCTCAACTTCATCGGTGACGGCATCCGTGACGCTCTCGACCCGAAAGACCGCTGA
- a CDS encoding ABC transporter permease yields the protein MLLPVVALALPQIAYIARMTRASMIELLRSNFIRTARAKGLPERVTIFRHALKGALLPVVSYLGPATAGVITGSVVIEQIFGIPGIGRYFVQGALNRDYTLVMGVVIFYGVLIILFNLIVDLAYGLLDPRVRYD from the coding sequence ATGCTGCTTCCGGTCGTGGCGCTGGCCCTGCCGCAGATCGCCTACATCGCCCGCATGACCCGGGCCAGCATGATCGAGCTGCTGCGCTCCAACTTCATCCGCACCGCCCGGGCCAAGGGCCTGCCGGAGCGGGTGACGATCTTCCGCCACGCGCTGAAGGGGGCGCTGCTTCCGGTCGTCTCCTACCTGGGGCCGGCAACCGCGGGGGTGATCACCGGGTCCGTCGTGATCGAGCAGATCTTCGGCATCCCCGGCATCGGCCGCTACTTCGTCCAGGGCGCCCTGAACCGCGACTACACGCTGGTGATGGGGGTGGTGATCTTCTACGGCGTGCTGATCATCCTGTTCAACCTGATCGTCGATCTCGCCTACGGGCTGCTGGACCCGCGGGTCCGGTATGATTGA
- a CDS encoding peptide ABC transporter substrate-binding protein translates to MVLKRGNGAEPESLDPAISTGVPESFIQMDIFEGLVHPGPDGNLRPGVAESWEISDDGLTYTFKLRPDAVWSDGTPLTARDFVYSWSRMVDPATASNYAFILWPITNAERITKGEVPKDRIGAQAVDDRTLKVTLRSPTPYFLQMLMHHSAYPVPAQAVEKFGREWTRPGNIVSNGAYTIQEWVPQGHIKAVKNPRFRDAAGIQIDTVFYYPVEEYGTELKQFRAGELHTTYDVPQEQIPMLEKDMAGQFRNSPYFGTYYYGINVTREPFKSNVKLRHALAMALDRDMLVKQITKGGEIPAYGWVPPGVPGYEQQQVEWAGTDQKARVAEAKKILAEAGFDKGNPLKVELLYNTNDNHKKIAIAVAGMWKQFLGVETTLRNEEWKVYLESRNKKQFEVMRAAWIGDYVDPYSFLELLRGDIGEQNPAGYANPKYDGTADKATMETDPAARFGLLAEAERMVLADMPIIPIYFYSQQHMVSEKLKGWQDNLMDWHPTQYLRLE, encoded by the coding sequence GTGGTTCTGAAGCGTGGCAACGGTGCGGAACCCGAGTCCCTCGATCCGGCCATTTCGACCGGCGTGCCGGAATCCTTCATCCAGATGGACATCTTCGAGGGGCTGGTGCATCCCGGCCCCGACGGCAACCTGCGCCCCGGCGTGGCCGAGAGCTGGGAGATCAGCGACGACGGGCTGACCTACACCTTCAAGCTTCGGCCCGACGCGGTCTGGTCGGACGGAACGCCGCTGACGGCCAGGGACTTCGTTTATTCCTGGTCGCGGATGGTCGATCCGGCGACGGCGTCCAACTACGCCTTCATCCTGTGGCCGATCACCAACGCGGAGCGGATCACCAAGGGCGAAGTGCCGAAGGACCGGATCGGCGCCCAGGCCGTGGACGACCGCACGCTGAAGGTGACCCTGAGGTCGCCGACCCCCTATTTCCTCCAGATGCTGATGCACCACTCCGCCTATCCGGTGCCGGCCCAGGCGGTCGAGAAGTTCGGCCGGGAGTGGACCAGGCCGGGCAACATCGTCTCCAACGGGGCCTACACGATCCAGGAATGGGTGCCCCAGGGACATATCAAGGCGGTCAAGAACCCCAGGTTCCGCGATGCCGCCGGGATACAGATCGACACCGTCTTCTATTATCCGGTGGAGGAGTACGGCACCGAGCTGAAGCAGTTCCGCGCCGGCGAGCTGCACACGACCTACGATGTCCCGCAGGAGCAGATCCCGATGCTCGAAAAGGACATGGCCGGCCAGTTCCGCAACTCGCCCTATTTCGGCACCTATTATTACGGCATCAACGTCACCCGCGAGCCCTTCAAGAGCAACGTCAAGCTCCGCCACGCGCTGGCGATGGCGCTGGACCGCGACATGCTGGTAAAGCAGATCACCAAGGGCGGCGAGATCCCGGCCTATGGCTGGGTGCCGCCCGGCGTGCCGGGGTACGAGCAGCAGCAGGTCGAGTGGGCCGGGACCGACCAGAAGGCCCGTGTCGCGGAGGCGAAGAAGATCCTGGCCGAAGCCGGGTTCGACAAGGGCAACCCCTTGAAGGTCGAGTTGCTCTACAACACCAACGACAATCATAAGAAGATCGCCATCGCGGTCGCCGGCATGTGGAAGCAGTTCCTGGGCGTCGAGACGACGCTGCGGAACGAGGAATGGAAAGTCTATCTGGAAAGCCGCAACAAGAAGCAGTTCGAGGTGATGCGCGCCGCCTGGATCGGCGACTATGTCGATCCCTACAGCTTCCTGGAACTGCTGCGTGGCGACATCGGCGAGCAGAACCCGGCCGGCTATGCCAATCCCAAGTATGACGGGACGGCGGACAAGGCGACCATGGAGACCGATCCGGCCGCGCGCTTCGGCCTGCTGGCGGAGGCCGAGCGGATGGTGCTGGCCGACATGCCGATCATCCCGATCTATTTCTACAGCCAGCAGCACATGGTGTCGGAGAAGCTGAAGGGCTGGCAGGACAACCTGATGGACTGGCACCCGACCCAGTACCTGCGCCTCGAATAG
- a CDS encoding VTT domain-containing protein codes for MPQPEPRRNCPVPDQLDTSPPLLRPGTTCWRLEHADRVAFIIDAADYYSAVKAAMLKAQHSIILLGWDFDTRVGLESDPPDPKVPNRFGEFLERLVESRPKLRIHVLKWDFSMIFALEREIFPTALLDLMTHTRVSFRLDGEHPAAACHHQKLVVIDDAVAFCGGIDITANRWDTSEHLDRDIRRRRPNGELYDPFHDMMMAVDGDAAAALGELARYRWRRGTGEPAMPPAPVPSDPWPDRLRADLRDVEVGIARTLPRHGDQVEAREVEALYVASIAAAKRLIYIESQYFTAECVGQALLSRLGDPNGPEIVVVTPLNCPGWLEEELMGRARRHLVNRLRQADTHGKFGIFGAVTPAGVPVTIHSKTMVVDDTLMRIGSSNLNNRSMGFDTECDLAIEAVPGKAGCEARRKAIRRYRDRLLAEHLGASRDAVAAKIAETGSLMETIRHFHNPGGHRLEPVTVDDVAGVDSFIAEIHLFDPEKPITAEELTRQIMPDLEKPTPRLKFGIAVGVLALLLAGLAALWRFTGLSELATVDGVLDWAQSLADMPFGPLIGVAVYVVGGFVMFPVMVLIAATAIVLGPAWGFATAICGCLASATVLFGVGRYGGRRWVRRFGGRLVNRISRRLADQGILAVAVIRVIPVAPFSVVNVVAGASHLRFTDYVIGTALGMAPGTLAFSLLGSQLERTLRDPTPASIGIAVGIALVAASLGWIANKLLGGRVKPGPARKGETATTARTGASKA; via the coding sequence ATGCCGCAGCCCGAGCCCCGCCGAAACTGCCCCGTTCCCGACCAGCTCGACACGTCGCCGCCGCTGCTGAGGCCGGGCACCACCTGCTGGCGCCTGGAGCATGCCGACCGGGTCGCCTTCATCATCGACGCGGCCGACTATTACAGCGCGGTCAAGGCGGCGATGCTGAAGGCGCAGCACTCCATCATCCTGCTCGGCTGGGACTTCGACACGCGGGTCGGCCTGGAAAGCGACCCGCCCGACCCCAAGGTGCCCAACCGGTTCGGCGAGTTCCTGGAGCGGCTGGTCGAAAGCCGGCCGAAACTCCGTATCCACGTGCTGAAGTGGGACTTCTCCATGATCTTCGCGCTTGAGCGGGAGATCTTCCCGACCGCCCTGCTGGACCTGATGACCCACACGCGGGTCTCGTTCAGGCTGGACGGAGAGCATCCCGCCGCCGCCTGCCACCATCAGAAGCTGGTGGTGATCGACGACGCGGTGGCCTTCTGCGGCGGCATCGACATCACCGCGAACCGCTGGGACACCAGCGAGCACCTGGACCGCGACATCAGGCGCCGGCGGCCCAACGGCGAGTTGTACGATCCGTTCCACGACATGATGATGGCGGTGGACGGGGACGCGGCGGCGGCGCTCGGCGAACTGGCCCGCTACCGCTGGCGCCGCGGCACCGGCGAGCCGGCGATGCCGCCGGCCCCCGTGCCGTCCGACCCCTGGCCGGACCGGCTCCGCGCCGACCTGCGCGACGTCGAGGTCGGCATCGCCCGCACCCTTCCCCGCCACGGCGACCAGGTCGAGGCGCGGGAGGTGGAGGCGCTCTATGTCGCCTCCATCGCGGCCGCCAAGCGCCTGATCTACATCGAGAGCCAGTATTTCACCGCGGAATGCGTCGGACAGGCGCTGCTGTCCCGGCTGGGCGACCCCAACGGGCCGGAGATCGTCGTGGTCACCCCGCTGAACTGCCCGGGCTGGCTGGAGGAGGAGCTGATGGGCCGGGCGCGGCGCCATCTGGTCAACCGGCTGCGCCAGGCCGACACCCACGGCAAGTTCGGCATCTTCGGCGCGGTCACCCCCGCGGGGGTGCCGGTCACGATCCATTCCAAGACCATGGTGGTGGACGACACGCTGATGCGGATCGGCTCGTCCAACCTGAACAACCGGTCCATGGGGTTCGACACCGAATGCGACCTGGCGATCGAGGCGGTTCCCGGCAAGGCGGGGTGCGAGGCCCGGCGCAAGGCGATCCGCCGCTATCGCGACCGGCTGCTGGCCGAGCACCTGGGAGCCTCCCGCGACGCCGTCGCGGCGAAGATCGCGGAAACCGGATCCCTGATGGAGACGATCCGGCATTTCCACAACCCCGGGGGTCATCGCCTGGAACCCGTGACGGTGGATGATGTTGCCGGTGTCGACAGCTTCATCGCCGAGATCCACCTGTTCGACCCGGAAAAGCCGATAACCGCAGAGGAACTGACCCGCCAGATCATGCCCGACCTTGAAAAGCCGACACCGCGCCTGAAGTTCGGAATAGCCGTAGGGGTGCTGGCCCTGCTGCTGGCGGGGCTCGCCGCCCTGTGGCGCTTCACCGGCCTGAGCGAGCTGGCGACCGTCGACGGCGTGCTGGACTGGGCGCAGAGCCTGGCCGACATGCCGTTCGGGCCGCTGATCGGCGTGGCCGTCTATGTGGTCGGCGGGTTCGTGATGTTCCCGGTGATGGTGCTGATCGCCGCGACGGCCATCGTGCTGGGCCCGGCCTGGGGATTCGCTACCGCCATTTGCGGTTGCCTCGCCAGCGCCACCGTCCTGTTCGGGGTCGGCCGGTACGGCGGCCGGCGCTGGGTGCGGCGTTTTGGTGGCCGTCTCGTCAACAGGATCAGCCGGAGGCTCGCCGACCAGGGGATTCTGGCGGTCGCGGTGATCCGGGTCATACCGGTCGCACCGTTCAGCGTGGTCAATGTGGTGGCGGGAGCATCCCATCTGCGGTTCACTGACTATGTTATTGGAACGGCCCTGGGCATGGCGCCGGGAACGCTGGCGTTCAGCCTGCTCGGCAGCCAGCTCGAGCGGACGCTGCGGGACCCTACTCCCGCCAGCATCGGGATCGCCGTGGGCATCGCGCTGGTGGCGGCCAGCCTGGGGTGGATCGCCAACAAGCTGTTGGGCGGGCGGGTGAAACCGGGTCCGGCGCGCAAGGGCGAAACGGCAACGACAGCAAGGACGGGGGCAAGTAAAGCGTGA
- a CDS encoding endonuclease/exonuclease/phosphatase family protein, translating into MTDLLENTDTDIESVDERDERPGAAPPGLRSFRVATYNVHSCVGVDAKFAPDRIAGVVKGLEADVVGLQEVGWHHRGEIGLDQFEFLGRETGLKAYSGPTKHNERAHYGNALLSRLPVLEIRPMDLSLPHREPRGAIDADIQVGDKVVRVIVAHLGLDPWERNAQITRVLNTVERGADRPTVFMGDLNEWRPRSPRIKRLMHCFADCAAPRSFHVRMPTLRLDRIFVSDGLVLSNYDVVRTPVTRRASDHLPVRATVALKN; encoded by the coding sequence GTGACTGATCTGCTCGAAAACACCGATACCGATATCGAGAGCGTCGACGAGCGCGACGAGCGGCCGGGCGCTGCGCCGCCCGGCCTGCGCTCGTTCCGAGTCGCGACCTACAACGTGCACAGCTGTGTCGGTGTGGATGCCAAGTTCGCGCCCGACCGGATCGCCGGGGTGGTCAAGGGGCTGGAGGCCGACGTGGTCGGGCTCCAGGAGGTCGGCTGGCACCATCGGGGCGAGATCGGGCTGGACCAGTTCGAGTTCCTCGGCCGGGAGACCGGATTGAAGGCCTATTCCGGCCCGACCAAGCACAACGAGCGCGCCCACTACGGCAATGCGCTGCTGAGCCGGCTGCCGGTGCTGGAGATCCGGCCGATGGACCTGTCCCTGCCCCACCGCGAGCCGCGGGGCGCCATCGATGCCGACATCCAGGTGGGCGACAAGGTGGTCCGGGTGATCGTCGCCCATCTCGGCCTGGACCCGTGGGAGCGGAACGCCCAGATCACCCGCGTCCTGAACACGGTCGAGCGCGGCGCGGACCGGCCGACGGTGTTCATGGGCGACCTGAACGAGTGGCGGCCCCGGTCGCCCCGGATCAAGCGGTTGATGCACTGCTTCGCCGACTGCGCGGCGCCGCGCAGCTTCCATGTCCGGATGCCGACGCTCCGGCTCGATCGCATCTTCGTGTCGGACGGGCTGGTGCTGTCCAACTACGACGTGGTCCGCACCCCTGTGACCCGGCGGGCGTCGGACCATTTGCCGGTGCGCGCCACCGTCGCCTTGAAGAACTGA
- a CDS encoding lysylphosphatidylglycerol synthase transmembrane domain-containing protein, with protein MNDRLRRIALAALRFALSGLLLWLLLRQTDLTALAGRLAGVDPLWLAAAFALMVVQVVLISWRWAFIMAGLGAAIGTTRALRINLAGFFLGQALPTSIAGDVWRVWRLRALGHGVGTAVRGVLVDRTTALLGLVAVVVGTGPALLARMPDPAMRWAVLAGLGIGTALLALALAADRLPGKWHSGRLHGVAEFGRTVRGLLARPLTAVPIVGVSALVHLLAGVTMWLIAASLELPVGLVDCLVLMPPIVLVAGMPLSIAGWGLREGAMVAVFGLVGVPVGGALLMSILFGLMLLLVSLPGGLFLALGENPATGAALSPRRAESDR; from the coding sequence TTGAACGACCGCCTCCGCCGGATCGCGCTGGCCGCCCTGCGCTTCGCCCTGTCGGGCCTGCTGCTCTGGCTGCTGCTGCGGCAGACCGACCTGACGGCCCTGGCCGGGCGTCTGGCCGGCGTCGATCCCCTGTGGCTCGCGGCAGCGTTCGCCCTGATGGTGGTCCAGGTCGTGCTGATCTCGTGGCGCTGGGCCTTCATCATGGCCGGGCTCGGTGCCGCCATCGGCACAACGCGGGCGCTGCGGATCAACCTCGCGGGCTTCTTCCTCGGCCAGGCGCTGCCGACCTCGATCGCCGGAGACGTCTGGCGGGTCTGGCGGCTCCGGGCGCTGGGGCATGGTGTCGGCACCGCCGTCCGAGGCGTGCTGGTAGACCGGACGACGGCGCTGCTCGGACTGGTCGCGGTGGTGGTGGGAACAGGGCCGGCCCTGCTGGCACGCATGCCCGATCCGGCGATGCGCTGGGCCGTGCTGGCCGGCCTCGGCATCGGAACAGCCCTGCTGGCCCTGGCGCTGGCGGCGGACCGGCTACCTGGAAAATGGCACTCCGGAAGGCTGCACGGCGTCGCCGAGTTCGGCCGGACGGTCCGCGGCCTTCTGGCCCGCCCCCTGACCGCCGTGCCGATCGTCGGCGTCTCGGCGCTGGTCCATCTGCTGGCCGGGGTGACCATGTGGCTGATCGCGGCGAGCCTGGAACTGCCGGTCGGCTTGGTCGACTGCCTGGTGCTGATGCCCCCGATCGTCCTGGTGGCGGGGATGCCCCTGTCGATCGCCGGGTGGGGTCTCCGCGAAGGGGCCATGGTCGCGGTGTTCGGACTGGTCGGCGTGCCGGTCGGGGGCGCGCTGCTGATGTCGATCCTGTTCGGGCTGATGCTTCTGCTGGTCAGCCTTCCCGGCGGGCTGTTCCTGGCGCTGGGCGAGAATCCCGCGACCGGAGCGGCGCTCAGCCCCCGCCGCGCCGAATCCGATAGGTGA
- a CDS encoding sulfurtransferase TusA family protein, whose amino-acid sequence MARELDVRGLHCPLPILRTRRQLDHMAAGEELIVLVTDPASVIDFRHFCNTTAHELVEHSAEGGVFTYRIRRGGG is encoded by the coding sequence ATGGCACGGGAACTGGATGTCCGGGGGCTTCATTGTCCGCTCCCGATTCTGCGAACGCGCCGTCAACTCGACCACATGGCGGCGGGGGAGGAACTGATCGTGCTGGTCACCGATCCGGCTTCGGTCATCGACTTCCGCCACTTCTGCAACACCACGGCGCACGAGCTGGTCGAGCATTCCGCCGAAGGTGGCGTCTTCACCTATCGGATTCGGCGCGGCGGGGGCTGA
- a CDS encoding efflux RND transporter periplasmic adaptor subunit, with amino-acid sequence MTGWFSSLLAAVLLIAAAPAAAQPAEPGTGLGGVPEIRAQISPRRSTMLSSELAAKIDDLGLREGERFKEGQKLVGFDCAVHRARLNKAVAQQQAARKLYEVNSRLDKLGSVSTLELEAAAAQFSAAEAETAMMRTMVERCVVLAPFPGRIAELKVRRYEFVTEGKELMEILDDRELEIEMIVPSRWLSWLVPGTGFKVLIEETGHAYAAEVTRLSARIDPVSQSIKVFGKVVEKAGGRQQDLLAGMSGRAVFAMPN; translated from the coding sequence ATGACCGGGTGGTTCTCCAGCCTGCTTGCCGCCGTCCTCCTGATCGCCGCCGCTCCGGCTGCCGCCCAGCCGGCCGAGCCGGGCACCGGCTTGGGCGGCGTGCCGGAGATCCGGGCGCAGATCTCGCCGCGGCGGAGCACCATGCTCTCGTCCGAACTTGCGGCCAAGATCGATGATCTGGGCCTGCGCGAGGGCGAGCGGTTCAAGGAGGGGCAGAAGCTCGTCGGGTTCGACTGCGCGGTCCACCGCGCCCGGCTCAACAAGGCGGTCGCCCAGCAGCAGGCCGCGCGCAAGCTCTACGAGGTCAATTCCCGCCTCGACAAGCTGGGTTCGGTCAGCACGCTGGAGCTGGAGGCCGCCGCGGCCCAGTTCAGCGCGGCCGAGGCCGAGACCGCCATGATGCGGACCATGGTCGAGCGGTGCGTCGTCCTCGCCCCGTTCCCCGGGAGGATCGCCGAGCTGAAGGTGCGGCGCTACGAGTTCGTCACCGAGGGGAAGGAACTGATGGAGATCCTCGACGACCGGGAGCTGGAGATCGAGATGATCGTCCCGTCGCGCTGGCTCTCCTGGCTGGTGCCGGGGACCGGGTTCAAGGTCCTGATCGAGGAGACCGGCCACGCCTACGCGGCCGAGGTGACCCGGCTGTCCGCCCGGATCGATCCGGTCAGCCAGTCGATCAAGGTCTTCGGCAAGGTGGTCGAGAAGGCCGGCGGCCGGCAGCAGGACCTTCTGGCAGGCATGAGCGGCCGGGCCGTGTTCGCCATGCCCAACTGA
- a CDS encoding TolC family protein, protein MTGPISLEEAMARAIKYNLDYRLTAMDQALQNRQLDLTRYDMLPKLVAAAGGTARSNENLSVSENTRTGVKSTDPSLSQDQERFTTDLTLSWNVLDFGVSYYQARQQADRSLIADERRRRVVHSVIQQVRAAYWQAVSAERIEAAIIPILAETRQALSDARTVEEQRLRPPVEVLRYQKALIEIMRQLETVEQDLAIAKAQLRALMNLPPGQAFTLALPAGFRRDIPQVGLAIEEMETLALNGRPELREEHYQRRISAAEVRKSILRLLPGLTFTGSANLDTNSYLVNNTWAEAGLRVSFNLLNLLTAPASIGVAEAQQELAETRRLALSMAALTQVHVGYQQYQRARRNFEQADQLDSIEQRLYENIRQAQAGQAQNVLERVRAAASAILSELARDRAYADLQASASNLIVSLGLDPLPATVPSHDIKALTQALAAINADWQAGRLVPPAPQPAPQPAPAPVALPAPQPPVEQPAPAVAPVETVPLADVPAPEPVAASPVPEPVPEPVPEPVKEATAAEPTTAVPSVMPAVAVQAVAPPVDLTKPRPVRGTGPSRKPLIADPI, encoded by the coding sequence GTGACCGGCCCGATTTCCCTGGAAGAGGCGATGGCCCGGGCCATCAAGTACAACCTTGATTATCGGTTGACCGCGATGGACCAGGCGCTGCAGAACCGGCAGCTCGACCTGACGCGCTACGACATGCTGCCCAAGCTGGTCGCCGCGGCCGGGGGCACGGCGCGGTCGAACGAGAACCTGTCGGTCAGCGAGAACACCCGGACCGGCGTGAAGTCGACCGATCCGTCCCTCAGCCAGGACCAGGAGCGCTTCACCACGGACCTGACCCTTTCGTGGAACGTGCTGGATTTCGGCGTCAGCTATTACCAGGCGCGCCAGCAGGCGGACCGCTCGCTGATCGCGGACGAGCGGCGCCGGCGCGTCGTGCATTCCGTGATCCAGCAGGTCCGCGCAGCTTATTGGCAGGCGGTGTCGGCCGAGCGGATCGAGGCCGCGATCATCCCGATCCTGGCGGAAACCCGGCAGGCGCTGAGCGACGCGCGAACGGTCGAGGAACAGCGGCTACGCCCGCCGGTGGAGGTGCTGCGCTACCAGAAGGCGCTGATCGAAATCATGCGCCAGCTGGAGACGGTCGAGCAGGATCTCGCCATCGCCAAGGCCCAGCTCCGCGCGCTGATGAACCTGCCGCCGGGCCAGGCCTTCACGCTGGCGCTGCCGGCCGGCTTCCGCCGCGACATTCCCCAGGTCGGCCTCGCGATCGAGGAGATGGAGACCCTGGCGCTGAACGGCCGGCCGGAACTGCGGGAGGAGCATTACCAGCGCCGGATCAGTGCCGCCGAGGTGCGCAAGTCGATCCTGCGCCTGTTGCCGGGGCTCACCTTCACCGGCTCCGCCAACCTGGACACCAATTCCTATCTGGTGAACAACACCTGGGCCGAAGCGGGCCTGCGGGTCAGCTTCAACCTGTTGAACCTGCTGACCGCCCCGGCGTCGATCGGCGTCGCCGAGGCCCAGCAGGAGCTGGCCGAGACGCGGCGCCTGGCGCTGAGCATGGCGGCGCTGACGCAGGTCCATGTCGGCTACCAGCAGTACCAGCGGGCGCGCCGGAACTTCGAGCAGGCCGACCAGCTCGACTCGATCGAGCAGCGCCTCTACGAGAACATCCGGCAGGCCCAGGCGGGCCAGGCCCAGAACGTGCTGGAGCGGGTGCGGGCCGCGGCATCGGCGATCCTGTCCGAACTGGCGCGCGACCGGGCCTATGCCGACCTGCAGGCGTCGGCGTCCAACCTGATCGTCTCGCTCGGTCTCGACCCGCTGCCCGCCACCGTGCCCAGCCACGACATCAAGGCCCTGACCCAGGCGCTGGCCGCGATCAACGCCGACTGGCAGGCCGGCCGGCTGGTTCCGCCCGCACCGCAACCCGCACCGCAACCCGCGCCCGCGCCGGTGGCTCTCCCCGCGCCGCAGCCGCCGGTCGAGCAGCCCGCTCCGGCGGTGGCTCCGGTCGAGACAGTGCCGCTCGCCGACGTGCCGGCGCCTGAACCGGTGGCGGCCAGTCCGGTTCCCGAGCCGGTCCCCGAGCCGGTCCCCGAGCCGGTCAAGGAAGCCACCGCCGCCGAGCCGACGACGGCGGTCCCTTCCGTGATGCCCGCCGTGGCGGTCCAGGCCGTGGCGCCGCCGGTCGATCTCACGAAGCCGCGTCCCGTGCGGGGGACCGGCCCGAGCCGGAAGCCGCTCATCGCCGATCCGATCTGA